One part of the Acidobacteriota bacterium genome encodes these proteins:
- a CDS encoding ribbon-helix-helix protein, CopG family: protein MRKRDREKIVKNIELDIESKQGRPISVRPYDEDHKKLEEIAAETGENKSAIVRRMIHFALTDRHQHFASGRCQEKLDWLVRTGRQNETVDLSVSDNIGEIRESIDRMESDLENALELLRQASSLTTEIYSMSSMSISSLNLVFTKLIEYTSPETSDRKQSVVIASTAMAELIEHAVSDLKKCLVFHEHVSGNESLHNNYLATKIRILKQRIDSLPRPANQIASES from the coding sequence ATGAGAAAGCGAGACAGAGAAAAGATAGTAAAAAATATCGAGTTGGATATCGAGTCAAAACAGGGACGGCCGATCAGCGTCAGGCCCTACGATGAGGACCACAAAAAACTTGAAGAGATCGCAGCCGAAACCGGTGAGAACAAGTCGGCGATTGTCCGTCGAATGATCCATTTCGCCTTGACCGATAGACACCAGCATTTTGCTTCGGGTCGCTGTCAGGAAAAGCTCGATTGGCTTGTGCGAACCGGCCGCCAGAATGAGACGGTTGATCTTTCTGTAAGCGACAACATCGGCGAGATTCGAGAAAGCATTGATCGAATGGAATCGGACTTAGAAAATGCACTAGAACTGCTACGTCAAGCAAGCTCGCTGACTACCGAAATCTACTCGATGTCGAGTATGTCGATTTCCTCGCTAAATCTCGTTTTCACAAAGCTCATCGAATATACGTCTCCGGAGACCAGCGACCGCAAACAGAGTGTTGTTATCGCCTCTACCGCAATGGCTGAGCTGATCGAACACGCCGTGTCCGATCTTAAGAAATGTCTCGTGTTCCACGAGCACGTCTCAGGAAACGAATCCCTTCACAACAACTACCTTGCAACCAAGATACGAATACTAAAACAGCGAATCGATTCCTTGCCTAGACCCGCGAATCAAATAGCGAGCGAATCATGA